A single Megachile rotundata isolate GNS110a chromosome 9, iyMegRotu1, whole genome shotgun sequence DNA region contains:
- the LOC100878358 gene encoding uncharacterized protein LOC100878358: MNSEEGTSNNQNKTEARIEGNLKKNGNQSIDQTTKSSKVLQLESKVCGNQLKLNNKLDENSAKNHLSSKTSVAFANGTKSHQAGACNFTNTMDQDRNDGMLNMGVPSMFLNTNNIKPQTVNSTVTSQLKHKTIINTGALNLPKPQMHLNLSSNQINNTHTNHACSYNAGAMSNSVLHLNNSTSASSPVQTNLSGTKPNDDIDMKNNVDYISGIEKCPSKVSCSSDSSPEMDGAWASKSYGSKCILNNIGGSIGSTSQGTCCFLRPNINGNREVAGPSGLQKSIQREQNERRDSSSGNEGDMSDGEDYCIYTYKGNDDIVHLAQKEEVNQRQAEEQEEEGQYHSGRSSPEMDFLEMDFDPGPSCEQDTGDSDLASINEDIQNIALDNIDPDPVLNDLSSGKVVSRQGIATTSQNPKQSVQNVNNTGPQQCCSSQLAPESSIKPSYPSSWMPSTSSTTGKWETIGKHRNTGCPLRESYGYHNTSGDLISPGDNRDSDSELWTESSTASVSENSNLNSRRVNLSSTLYHRMMAKKLMLNKQAAFNQSGDSNLENELSNERLDGLLPVEKVMLWSEQEATVKQVTQIGTSACGATSAINALLALNVSFSLETLVKSVNTRQREPGTPLLRYLYSRSVAGSTHKDLARGIASSTNGTVITKFFAFYPERKVSLSHWLHYWISRGAAPIATLNLQHCGEGCDIPDAWHHQMIFGVGQAGIYLTNPLECLPEQYVWHQLVSPSILLVRRADVLAHWNPNTDLTPLATMDQKWRKLNVLGQVVNMVREAMSQRRQVNNITNGATHVRIPASYQAGITLVMCADSAAASELLNAEQLPLL; this comes from the exons ATGAATTCTGAAGAAGGTACAAGCAATAACCAAAACAAAACTGAAGCAAGAATAGaaggaaatttaaagaaaaatggtAATCAATCGATTGATCAAACAACCAAATCATCTAAGGTTTTACAGCTTGAGAGCAAGGTGTGCGGAAATCAGCttaagttaaataataaattagacgAGAATAGTGCCAAGAATCATTTGTCTTCTAAGACTTCGGTTGCATTTGCTAATGGTACAAAATCTCACCAAGCTGGCGCTTGTAATTTCACGAATACTATGGACCAAGATAGAAATGATGGCATGTTGAACATGGGTGTACCTTCCATGTTCTTGAATACCAATAACATCAAGCCTCAAACTGTGAACAGTACTGTTACGAGTCAATTGAAGCATAAGACTATAATAAATACAGGCGCTTTAAATTTGCCTAAGCCTCAGATGCACCTAAATTTATCTTCCAATCAAATCAACAATACGCATACGAATCACGCTTGTTCTTATAATGCTGGCGCTATGTCAAATTCTGttcttcatttaaataattcaacgtCTGCTTCTTCTCCGGTACAAACAAATTTATCAGGAACTAAACCAAACGACGATATTGATATGAAAAATAATGTAGATTATATAtctggaattgagaaatgtccATCAAAAGTGTCATGTAGTTCAGATTCAAGTCCTGAAATGGATGGTGCCTGGGCATCAAAATCCTATGGATCTAAGTGTATACTGAATAATATTGGTGGTAGTATAGGCTCCACAAGTCAAGGAACATGTTGTTTCTTAAGACCTAATATTAATGGTAACAGAGAAGTAGCAGGACCAAGCGGTTTACAAAAA AGTATACAGAGAGAACAAAACGAAAGGAGGGATTCAAGTTCTGGAAACGAAGGTGACATGTCAGACGGAgaagattactgtatttatacTTACAAAGGAAACGATGACATAGTTCATTTAGCTCAAAAGGAAGAAGTAAATCAGAGACAAGCAGAAGAACAGGAAGAGGAAGGACAATATCATAGCGGTAGATCGAGTCCAGAAATGGACTTTTTAGAAATGGATTTTGATCCTGGACCTTCTTGCGAACAG GATACAGGAGATAGCGATTTGGCCTCTATAAACGAAGACATACAGAATATAGCTCTAGATAACATAGATCCAGATCCAGTATTAAATGACTTAAGTAGCGGTAAAGTTGTGTCTAGACAAGGAATTGCAACTACTTCACAAAATCCTAAGCAGAGTGTACAAAATGTGAATAATACAGGACCTCAGCAGTGTTGTAGTAGCCAACTTGCGCCGGAATCGAGTATAAAACCAAGTTATCCTTCGTCGTGGATGCCAAGCACGAGTAGTACTACCG GAAAATGGGAAACTATTGGCAAGCATCGTAATACAGGATGCCCTTTACGAGAATCCTACGGATATCATAATACAAGCGGAGATCTTATTTCACCTGGTGACAATAGAGATTCAGATTCAGAACTTTGGACCGAATCTTCAACGGCTTCTGTTTCAGAAAATTCTAATTTGAACTCTAGAAGAGTGAATCTCAGTTCGACTCTTTACCATCGAATGATGGCAAAAAAATTAATGCTCAATAAACAAGCTGCATTTAATCAGAGCGGTGACTCGAATCTA gaaAATGAATTATCTAACGAAAGATTAGATGGTCTTTTACCAGTCGAAAAAGTTATGTTGTGGAGTGAACAAGAAGCTACAGTGAAACAAGTAACACAAATTGGAACTTCTGCGTGTGGTGCTACTTCTGCGATAAATGCTTTA TTGGCTTTAAACGTATCGTTTTCATTGGAAACGTTAGTAAAAAGTGTAAACACTAGACAGAGAGAACCAGGTACGCCATTATTGCGATATTTATATAGTCGATCGGTGGCGGGATCGACACACAAAGATCTGGCTCGCGGTATCGCTTCGAGTACAAATGGTACAGTCATAACgaaattttttgcattttatccGGAAAGGAAAGTTTCTTTGTCTCATTGGTTACATTATTGGATATCGAGAG gTGCTGCGCCCATAGCGACGTTGAATTTACAACATTGTGGAGAAGGATGCGATATTCCTGATGCATGGCATCATCAAATGATATTTGGTGTAGGGCAAGCAGGGATATATTTAACGAATCCGTTAGAATGTCTACCTGAACAG tatGTTTGGCACCAACTTGTAAGTCCCAGTATTTTGTTAGTACGAAGAGCGGATGTTTTAGCTCATTGGAATCCTAATACAGACCTAACACCGCTCGCTACTATGGATCAGAAATGGCGAAAGCTCAACGTGCTcg ggCAAGTTGTAAATATGGTACGCGAAGCAATGTCTCAGAGGCGACAAGTAAATAATATAACTAACGGCGCAACTCACGTTCGTATTCCTGCATCCTATCAAGCAGGAATTACATTAGTTATGTGTGCAGATTCTGCTGCTGCTTCCGAGTTGTTAAACGCTGAACAATTACCATTACTCTAG
- the LOC100879721 gene encoding TM2 domain-containing protein almondex isoform X3: MNVVRINSRNVIFVLLAILSTTVKQAHMGYDSVTNYAMKEANVNSTPAYNSKKEEIAKSCPSGIACSELSGECLKCNLNPNCVYGAMLIANCSVLEHIDCIGEQFFQRKYICRYCYQTEYWEHECHQKNSCSSVASPRQYYRTNCTVNSDILCLGRRKFMKNLLCNWTVGYRWSTALILSITLGGFGADRFYLGHWQEGIGKLFTFGGLGVWTLIDVILISMRYLGPADGSLYI; encoded by the exons ATGAATGTTGTACGAATTAATTCAAGAAATGTGATTTTTGTTCTTCTGGCGATTTTATCGACTACTGTGAAACAGGCTCACATGGGTTAtg acAGCGTGACGAATTATGCAATGAAAGAGGCAAATGTAAACTCTACACCAGCATACAATAGTAAAAAG gaagaaattgcaaaatcgtgTCCAAGTGGTATAGCATGTTCAGAATTAAGCGGAGAATGTTTAAAGTGTAATTTAAATCCTAATTGCGTGTATGGAGCTATGTTAATTGCTAATTGTTCTGTTTTGGAACACATTGATTGTATT ggCGAACAGTTCTTCCAAAGAAAATACATATGCCGCTATTGTTATCAAACAGAGTATTGGGAACATGAATGTCATCAAAAAAATTCTTGTAGTTCTGTAGCTTCTCCTCGACAGTATTATAGAACAAACTGTACAGTAAATAGTGACATATTATGTTTAGGAAGGCGTAAATTcatgaaaaatttgttatgcAATTGGACTGTAGGTTACCGTTGGTCTACTGCTCTAATTTTAAGTATCACTTTAGGTGGTTTTGGAGCAGATCG GTTTTATTTGGGTCATTGGCAAGAGGGAATTGGTAAATTGTTCACTTTCGGAGGATTGGGAGTATGGACTCTGATCGATGTAATACTTATTTCAATGAGATATTTAGGTCCAGCGGATGGATCATTGTACATTTAG
- the LOC100879721 gene encoding eukaryotic translation initiation factor 6 isoform X2, with protein sequence MAVRVQFENNNEVGVFSKLTNAYCLVAIGGSENFYSVFEAELAETIPVVHASVAGCRIIGRLCVGNKNGLLVPNTTTDTELQHIRNSLPDNVKVQRIEERLSALGNVIACNDYVALVHPDLDRETEEILADTLNVEVFRQTVASNVLVGSYSVLSNQGGLVHPKTSIQDQDELSSLLQVPLAAGTVNRGSDVIAAGMVVNDWVSFCGMDTTSTELSVIESVFKLNEAAPAAITSTMRASLIESMS encoded by the exons ATGGCGGTACGTGTGCAGTTCGAAAATAATAACGAAGTCGGAGTATTTTCCAAGTTAACTAACGCTTATTGCCTCGTAGCAATTGGCGGTTCCGAGAATTTTTACAG TGTATTCGAGGCAGAGTTAGCCGAAACCATTCCTGTAGTTCACGCATCGGTTGCAGGATGCCGGATAATAGGTCGATTATGTGTTG GAAACAAAAATGGTCTGTTAGTTCCGAATACCACCACCGATACAGAATTGCAACACATACGAAATTCGTTGCCAGATAACGTGAAAGTACAAAGAATCGAAGAAAGACTGTCCGCGTTGGGTAACGTTATCGCGTGTAACGATTACGTGGCTTTGGTTCATCCTGATCTTGACAGG GAAACGGAAGAAATTTTAGCCGATACATTGAACGTCGAAGTGTTCAGACAAACCGTGGCAAGTAACGTTCTAGTAGGCTCGTATTCGGTATTATCGAATCAAGGTGGCTTAGTACACCCAAAAACATCTATACAGGACCAAGATGAACTGTCATCTTTATTACAAGTACCGCTTGCT GCAGGCACGGTAAATAGAGGTAGCGACGTTATAGCTGCAGGAATGGTTGTAAACGATTGGGTGTCTTTCTGTGGCATGGATACAACATCGACGGAACTTTCGGTTATTGAAAGTGTTTTCAAACTTAACGAAGCTGCCCCAGCTGCTATTACCTCTACAATGCGTGCATCTCTTATAGAAAG TATgtcttaa
- the DMAP1 gene encoding DNA methyltransferase 1 associated protein 1, whose protein sequence is MDRMADVRDILDIEVPTTSELTKESIIGSDKKNRKKYEYNRSKRPEGMHREVFALLCKDNNDVPPLFPTDTAKGYKQVRAKLGMKKVRPWKWTPFTNPARTDGAVFHHWRRVADAGKEYPFAKFNKKVPIPTYTNAEYVQHLVTNGWTRAETDHLFDLCRRFDLRFIIIKDRWDCTKFPARSVEDLKERYYQVCAALTKAKSHSDKVYIFDAEHEKRRKEQLKKLFERTPEQVEEEQMLLAESRKIEQRKRERDRKTQDLQKLITAADHQADPRKNERKPTKKSGAAARNRPNKADTSHTVESAGIKFPDFKNSGVSLRSQRIKLPSSLGQKKMKGIEQMLNELRLELNPPPTEQICQQFNDLRSDIVLHYELRSALSTCDYELQSLRHQYEALAPGKTLTIPPALLPKTEPEVKADIIDVVGSPSMPTITH, encoded by the exons ATGGATCGAATGGCAGATGTGCGGGATATATTAGACATCGAAGTACCCACAACTAGTGAGCTTACAAAGGAATCTATTATAGGCAGTGAtaagaaaaatcgaaaaaaataTGAATACAATAGGTCAAAGAGGCCTGAAGGTATGCACCGGGAAGTCTTTGCATTATTATGCAAGGATAATAACGATGTACCACCTTTATTCCCAACGGACACTGCGAAGGGATACAAACAAGTTAGAGCCAAACTTGGTATGAAAAAGGTTAGACCATGGAAGTGGACACCATTTACTAATCCTGCAAGAACAGACGGTGCAGTTTTTCATCATTGGAGACGAGTCGCAGATGCTGGAAAGGAATATCCTTTTGCCAAATTCAACAAAAAAGTTCCTATTCCAACGTACACTAATGCAGAATATGTTCAACATTTGGTTACAAATGGTTGGACAAGAGCAGAAACAGATCATCTCTTTGATTTGTGTAGGAGATTCGACTTAaggtttattataattaaagatAGATGGGATTGTACGAAATTTCCGGCAAGATCGGTAGAGGATTTGAAAGAGAG GTATTACCAAGTATGCGCTGCTTTAACAAAAGCAAAATCTCACTCTGATAAGGTTTATATATTTGATGCAGAACATGAGAAGCGTAGGAAAGAGCAGCTAAAAAAGTTGTTCGAGAGAACACCGGAACAAGTAGAGGAGGAACAAATGTTATTAGCTGAATcgagaaaaattgaacaaagaAAGAGGGAAAGGGATAGAAAAACACaagatttacaaaaattaataacagcTGCTGATCATCAAGCAGATCcaagaaagaacgaaagaaaaCCTACGAAAAAGAGCGGCGCTGCTGCACGAAATAGACCTAATAAGGCAGATACATCTCAT ACAGTGGAATCTGCTGGAATTAAGTTTCCTGATTTCAAGAATAGCGGTGTTTCGCTCCGCTCTCAAAGAATAAAGTTGCCAAGTAGTCTAGGACAAAAGAAAATGAAGGGTATCGAACAAATGCTCAACGAATTACGATTAG AGTTAAATCCACCACCTACCGAACAAATATGTCAGCAGTTTAATGATTTAAGAAGCGATATCGTTTTACATTACGAACTTCGAAGCGCATTATCAACGTGTGACTACGAATTACAGTCGTTAAGGCATCAATATGAAGCTTTAGCTCCTGGAAAA ACATTAACGATACCACCTGCACTGTTACCGAAAACAGAACCTGAAGTTAAAGCGGATATAATAGACGTAGTTGGTTCACCCAGTATGCCAACAATTACTcattaa
- the LOC100879721 gene encoding eukaryotic translation initiation factor 6 isoform X1 translates to MAVRVQFENNNEVGVFSKLTNAYCLVAIGGSENFYSVFEAELAETIPVVHASVAGCRIIGRLCVGNKNGLLVPNTTTDTELQHIRNSLPDNVKVQRIEERLSALGNVIACNDYVALVHPDLDRETEEILADTLNVEVFRQTVASNVLVGSYSVLSNQGGLVHPKTSIQDQDELSSLLQVPLAAGTVNRGSDVIAAGMVVNDWVSFCGMDTTSTELSVIESVFKLNEAAPAAITSTMRASLIERQRDELCNERGKCKLYTSIQ, encoded by the exons ATGGCGGTACGTGTGCAGTTCGAAAATAATAACGAAGTCGGAGTATTTTCCAAGTTAACTAACGCTTATTGCCTCGTAGCAATTGGCGGTTCCGAGAATTTTTACAG TGTATTCGAGGCAGAGTTAGCCGAAACCATTCCTGTAGTTCACGCATCGGTTGCAGGATGCCGGATAATAGGTCGATTATGTGTTG GAAACAAAAATGGTCTGTTAGTTCCGAATACCACCACCGATACAGAATTGCAACACATACGAAATTCGTTGCCAGATAACGTGAAAGTACAAAGAATCGAAGAAAGACTGTCCGCGTTGGGTAACGTTATCGCGTGTAACGATTACGTGGCTTTGGTTCATCCTGATCTTGACAGG GAAACGGAAGAAATTTTAGCCGATACATTGAACGTCGAAGTGTTCAGACAAACCGTGGCAAGTAACGTTCTAGTAGGCTCGTATTCGGTATTATCGAATCAAGGTGGCTTAGTACACCCAAAAACATCTATACAGGACCAAGATGAACTGTCATCTTTATTACAAGTACCGCTTGCT GCAGGCACGGTAAATAGAGGTAGCGACGTTATAGCTGCAGGAATGGTTGTAAACGATTGGGTGTCTTTCTGTGGCATGGATACAACATCGACGGAACTTTCGGTTATTGAAAGTGTTTTCAAACTTAACGAAGCTGCCCCAGCTGCTATTACCTCTACAATGCGTGCATCTCTTATAGAAAG acAGCGTGACGAATTATGCAATGAAAGAGGCAAATGTAAACTCTACACCAGCATACAATAG